The following is a genomic window from Carassius gibelio isolate Cgi1373 ecotype wild population from Czech Republic chromosome B7, carGib1.2-hapl.c, whole genome shotgun sequence.
accagagcatattacagtgtctgacatcatgcttgcaagttcacacacctctttaaagttatttttagtgatctccgactggcgaagtcgaacatcattagcgccagcatgaataacaatcttactgtatttacgtttagcatttgccaacacttttaaatttgccaagatgtcaggctctctggctcccggtaaacatttgactatggtggctggtgtctctatattcacattccgcacaatagaatcaccaataactagagcactttcatcgggtttctcagtgggtgcatcactgagtggggagaaactgtttaatgttttgatcgaaacagaagagcggtgttttgaccaacgactacgctgcctcactgtcacccagttgccctgctgcaggggctctgctggaactgGACAAtttacaggaatccctgagctagacgcatccaaagccgtatctagagtccttacattcttactgtcctcaattaaagtttggatgcgtgtctctaattctgaaatcttctctgtcagcctaactatttccctgcatttatcacatgtgaatccctcatcagcgacagagatagataaactgtacatgtggcaagaggtgcaaataacgatagcaggagaagccattactcaccgtgcttgatgaaatattcttattgcggttgtttgatgaacttgtgaaaaactggagcgagggagaggagaaaagaaaacgctaatgacaagctaacgagtgctaacgctttgcaggtgtactgcactcacggaaaagtgaacgatcaaagttaatctgataagattgatcgataatatcagaaatatggtgtgaattaagttatattttaccaccaaaaaaaaacagacagtgatagtaagataaagattctaaagaaaaaataaaataaaaacagctacacggatgCTGAGAATAATAGCCTCTATAATAATAGCCACTcgtaaattacataaataatttttatagcaCAGACATTAAAAACCAGAGGGTCTAACATGTGCATAATCAAGTGATTACTGACAATCATTTTGTGCAGGAATGAATGTTAAAACGGTGTCTGATACCAGTCGTGTCTAAAGTGAAATACTAAACTGGGACCAAAAAAATCAGATAAGGACAAAAGATCAGATCTGTGCATTTATGACATGCAATGTAAACACAGCCGAACTAATCATGTAGATAGaggtttctttttcaaaatgcatgtattttaatttgattgGAATTAATAAATGGAGTTTCTAAATGAATATGACTGCGATATTGTTTCAGATGCTGACCAACAATCGTATCTGGAGGAACAGAACTGTTGGTATCGGTGTAATTGGTGCAGAGGATGCACTTAATTATGGATTCAGGTAAAGCATTGTATTATTAAGTGAATCCGATTGGTCAGAGCTGCTGCTCAAgtgtctctttctctcccccGCATACAGTAGATCTATCTGACAGTAAGTGATGGAGAAAAATCTTCATGAGTAATTTATAAATCAAACCCAGAAGGGACTTCTAAAAGCAATCTTTATTAATAGCAGTCTTTATGTGGTTAGATGTAATCATCCTCATCATTGTAGCTTAACTAGTGAAATCACCCACAAATTCAACTTCGGATGGTCAATAGTGTGTTTGTTATTCTTTCTTCAGCGGAGTGATGCTCAGAGGTTCTGGAATTAAATGGGATCTGAGGAAGAGTCAGCCCTACGATAAATACGACGAGGTGGACTTCGACGTGGCCGTAGGAAGTAATGGCGACTGCTATGACAGGTGGCCGCTCATCTTCATATTCTAGACTGAGTTAAGAGCTTCAGGAAGTTCAGAATGACAGGAAATCAAAATGCAACCACATGCTATAAATTGGTCTTGGACTCCACTGAGCTTTCTCACCACATGCACTGATGGTATCATGTGAAATGTACCATGATGTGTGCCGCTTAAAAAGATAAGCTTTGTTGTGAGAACTTGACATTAACTGAACAAACATGATCagtaatatgattttattttattttttttagcttgaagAACATTTAAATTATACTGTAATGAATATTGACATTGAAAATTGCATTGGATTTTAATATATGAAGCGATACAAGTTATGGTAACGCTTTATTATGAGGCTATTTGTTAACATGAGGAAAATTCACTATTTAATGAAATCTAAGAATGAATAATACTTAGAAACGATTTATAAATCTCAGATAATATTAAGTTTGCTAATACCTTATTCTAAATCAAAAGTGGGTTTGTATTATTTAATGGAACTGACTTAACATGAAATAACTAATGGGACGTTATTGTATAGTGTTAGCACAGATATTGTCATGTTTCTTTAATATTGAATGTTATCAGTGACAAATATGAACTTGTTTTTAGATATCTGTGCCGAGTGGAGGAAATGAGACAGTCGCTGCGCATCATGCATCAGTGTCTCAACAAAATGCCTGCTGGAGAGATCAAGGTGGATGATGCTAAAATAGCCCCACCCAAGAGATCTGAGATGAAGGTAAGAAATGCTTGCGTATGTATCTTTTTTTAAAGGTGCAGCGTGTCATTTCTGGGTTTTCAAACACTcctcttatatttttttttttagtgagtcAAATGCatattgttacatttacatttattcatttagcagatgtttttatacAAAGCCACTTACAATTGAGGAATACAATGAGCGATTCATCATAAAGAGGCAAATAAACGcagtagggctgaaacgattagtCGACATTATCGACAATGTCGACAATACAATTTTTGGTCGACAAATAATTTTGTTGTCGAGTAGtcgttttatttaatttgacctAATTTAGGGCCTGCAATAATGctgtttgaccagtgtggcgctgaaGTACAAGACTGTAATTCAGCCCTCCTCGATGCAGTTAAAGAGAAGAAGAGATGCAGTGCTTGCTCGATCAGCGCTGCTTCAGAGAAATGCACTGAGCCGAACCGAATGGCTTTtggatatgaaaatatatgacacACACTTTTTTCTCAATATCGAAATAAACAACAACTACAGCAAAAATCACAGCAGTGTGATTgcagttaaaaatgcattttatttcaccgATGTCGATGTTTGCACAAGCTCAGTAAAGCATTCACGTCACGTCTATAGTATGTTATGCAATACCTTAAATCAAGCAGTTTTAGggtattaaacataatttaaaaatatttgattaaagtgatagttctttttgcagagatcaaagcttaatctagctcaggactgttttgattatcataacccagtaaggtattttaagagagattactCTACCAGTCACAgttattgtaaaaatgaatacttgtatttagcaaggatgctttaaattgacaaagacatttataatgttacaaaagatttctatttcagataaatgctgatcttctgaactttctgttcatcaaaaaagccctgaaaaaattatattcagcatttttaacaataataataataatacatgttttttggagcagcaaatcattatattagaatgatttctgaaggatcttgtgactggAATAaggatgctaaaaattcagccttgaaatcacaggaataaattatattttaaaatgtattcaaataaaatgtttaaatagtaaaaaaaaaatcacaattcttctgtttttgctgtactttggatcaaataaattcaagCTTGATCAGCAGAAAATACTTCTTTAAAATCAATATTACTGTTCAAAAcagtttgactggtagtgtatattgtgaataaaattgttcatccaaaaataaaacatctaatcacttacctttattttgtttcttatctatattatatacttacgaaaggagatgttaggcagaatgatgagtaattcagtttattttcatatagtaattaaatgataaataagaaggtttctctgtcatctctttttgtgtgtcaaatatatttatttgtataaattaattgtataataattgtaattacataatattatttcccAAAGCTGACGTGATTagactatctttttttttatttatgtaaaaccgtattttaattaattgcaaGTACTGAATAATCAATCAAATTCTATTGATTAATCAGTGGAATAATCGTcttgattaattgatttatccAAATAATTGTTTGTTGGAGCCCTAAAACGCAGGAAGTCCTTGCAAAACAAAAGTTTCGGGGAATTTTCAGAGTAATGCAAGCTATAGAGGGAGAGGTTAAGGAAAGAGAAAGCAAGTAATCTCTCCAAGTAATCAAATAATGATGGTAGAGATGAGATTTCAGATGTCgtttgaaaattgtcagggatccATCATTACGGATAGGGATGGGAATGttattccaccagccaggaacggtgaatgaaaatgttctggaaagttATTTTGTGCCTCTCTGTGGTGATGGTACCACGAGGCGTCGCTCACTTgtagatctcagacttctggaggagATGTAGAGTCTCAAAAGTGAGTGGAAGTAGGAGGATGCTAAGCCTGTGGCTGTTTTATATGCAAGCAttaatgtcttgaacttgatgtgaGCCAGTgcagggagataaagagaggtgtaacatgggtTTTTTTGGATTCTTTGAAGACCAGTCATGCCATTGCACTCTGAGTCATTTGTAGAGGATTGATTGTGCTTGATAGATGTCCAGcgagaagagcattgcagtagtccagtctagaaatgacaagggcctggacaagaagttgtgcagcatgctcctTACACAATGGCTTTAGTTTGCCCCAAATATTATGTTACCCAGTGTTGCATAGTTGAGATGATCAAACTATTTTGAAGTGTCACAATGTTAAACATACAGTAGTTTTCGAATGACTTCTTCATAATTGTATGAGGAAAGTTATGAATGAATATTTCTATATAGAAAATACACAATTCAACTTCAAGAAAAAAGGTAcagatttattaatgtttgtgtgCTTTAATGTGAACTAATATTCCACTCGTCCCATGACTTGTTTTCATGCAGACGTCAATGGAATCTCTCATTCATCACTTTAAGCTGTACACTGAGGGCTACCAGGTTCCTCCGGGGGCCACATATACGGCTGTAGAGGCACCAAAGGTGAGTGTAAAAGTGTTGACCAACAATTACATTCACACCATTGCTGTTCCCAGTAGGTATTTTTACATTGGCCTCATTGGCAGTTTTCAGTGGTTTTTGGTCGTCTTCTCATCCAGCATGGTGAGGTTGCTGGTAAATTTTTAACTGTAGGGAATGTGGCTTTCTAAAGTTGTTGGGTACTTTTTTTCTGGtgctgtttttattcagcaatcTGATAGATTCTGTTGTTGCAGTACGACCAATGTGTGTCTGATTTCCGAATTAATGAGTTTTATGGTCTGGTTATTTTCAGTGAAGCAAAACCACACAGTACAACCAGTGTATTTACATCTCTATAGAAATCTGAACTGAACTTATCATTTgggctgatttttatttatttatttttccaaaaaatTTCAAGTACTTACTGAACCCATTAAATAACCGGACTTAAGAGGAATCAGAACAAGTGTTGATGTATTCTTTTCCCATTCGTCCTCCACACTCagctgtgttgtgttgtgttgtgctgcAGGGTGAGTTTGGGGTGTACCTGGTATCTGACGGTTCCAGCAGACCTTACCGCTGCAAGATCAAGGCACCTGGCTTTGCTCACTTGGTAATTAAATCATTTGACTATTATGATTCTGTTATGATAATATACTCGACagctttttaaataagaaaaagaacACACACTCCtattaaaacatttcagtaaGTCAGTAAGATGATTCTTATGATCaacaaagttgcatttattttatcaaatttcagtaatattgtaaaatatttttcagtgcatttaaaaatgtaatttatacctgtgatggcaaagcagtcttcagtgtcacatgatcctaaagAAATAATTATAACATGCTGATTggatgctcaagaaacttttcttatgGTTATAgaaactgatttttttgttttccaggattctttgattacaaattgtgaaaaaaaacatataattagtgtaattgttttttacaattaatactaaataaaactatacattttatgtaaaaaacaaaatcgTGGTGAGTTCAAACATTTAGAGTTATGGGAAAATGTTGCAAATACTGCAGGCCTTATCTTTTACCTTTTCCTATTTGTGTTGTGATGTGGTGTGGTCTGTGTTGTCCCTCAGGCTGGTTTAGATCAAATGTCTAAAGGACACATGCTTGCTGATGTGGTGGCGATCATCGGTAagtctcactctctctcgctctcgctctcgctctctctctctctctctctctctctctctctctctctctctctctcgctctccctccctctcgctctccctccctcgctctctctctctcgctttctctatctctcgctctccctctctcttgctctccctctcactctctctctcgctcgctctctctctcaaattAATACTACATATTTCAGTTGTGTCTGTTTTGTAGATTTGCATGCCACAGTAATGAACTGCTCATTTGCTTACAGTGTTGCATTTAAATAAGAGGCCAGCAGCATTATATAGTAAAATCTTCTCTGTGTTCACGATTTCTAAAATCCCTCCCTGTTCTACTGTGTACTTTTCTAAACAGTGTATGAAACTTTGTATTGTTAGCACCTCTCATATTATTGCCGCCTTAAGATGAATCATTGCTCTTTTGAAAGATACTTTGGttaagagtctgctaaatgaacaAATGTTATGAATTAGATTTCTTGGTATTATAGGTGCTTTGGTGAAGCTCTTTCGCGGTCTTAGACCCACCCCAGAGTTACTCAAATAAACGGCACATTTGAATGTGCCAGAGAGAGCACGTTTTATTTGCTTTCATTGATCTATAATTCAGCTGCCACAGTTATATCCCTACAAACAAACCATTGACAGTCAGAATTCTGCTTATGTAATTACACTGAAAATAATTGATGTAGAAACACAATTCTTAGTAGTCATAGTAGCCTAGCAGTTCATTATATCACATTGCATTTTGTCCCCCACAATAAAAACttacagagctttgatcataattCAGAGCATTTACtcgaagcacaaaacaaaacaaaaaaaacacttagcAGTTGATGTTTTCAATACAGTTTGAAAATATCCGAAAATTAAAATTacactagaaaaaaataaatattagcaaTTTGATGTTGCCCTGAGCCTCATCCTGTTGTGTTTTTCCACAGGCACTCAGGACATCGTGTTTGGTGAAGTAGACCGTTGAGGACCCCAGTGTCTGATCTTGATTCTGTCTTTGTGATCCATGACAGAAGTTACTCTAATTTCTCCATGTAAATGCTTatgaaaccaaataaatattttaaaacttggAAAAAACTGAAATTCTCTTTATTTACACTTAGCAGGTGTTTTTATCTAATGTGACTTGCAAACAAAGAAGGCTGCAAGTTTAAAAGTGCTGATTGTGGAAGTGCAAACTTGCACGTAGATTCTGTGCatactgcacttttttttttttttttttaatgtatatgtgaccctggaccacaaaacctttttttaagtCACTGCGGGTTTATTTGTAGCGATAGCCAACAATAtgttgtatgggtcaaaatgattgaattttcttttattcttttaggATATTAAGtgcagatcatgttccatgaagatattttgtaaatgtcctattgtaaatacatcaaaacttctttttgattagtaatatggaagtaatttgagggtgcaaaaaaaaaaaaaaaaaaaatatatatatatatatatatatatatatatatatatatatatatatatatatatatatatatatatatatatatatatatatatatatacacacagtacagaccaaaagtttggacacaccttctcattcaaagagttttctttattttcatgactatgaaaattgtagattcacactgaaggcatcaaaactatgaattaacacatgtggaattatatacataacaaaaaagtgtgaaacaactgaaaaaatgtcatattgtaggttcttcaaagtagccagcttttgctttgattactgctttgcacactcttggcattctcttgatgagcttcaagaggtaatcacctgaaatggttttccaacagtcttgaaggagttccccgagagatgcttatcaccctctgtctgcggtccagctcacccctaaaccatctggattgggttcaggtccggtgactgtggaggccaggccCCATCACTcaccttcttggtcaaatagcccttgatgccttcagtgtgactctacaattttcatagtcatgaaaataaagaaaactctttgaatgagagggtgtgtccaaacttttggtctgtactgtatatatatatatattcgattttcaaatagttgcttCTTAGCTGAATGTTGTCATACATtaatgtaaagtttatttattcagctttcatatgatgtataaatctcaaattcgaaaaattgacacttaagactggttttgtcgtCCAGGGCCACATTTATACAAAATAAGTGCAATTAACAATGCTGAATCAGGATTTCCAAGGATCAGCCGTCTAAAGCAAATCACATGGTTTTCGGCCCATTTTCCTCTTCGTCACTCGGGTGGGGGTGGTTTATCTTGAAAACTGACATATTTTCACCACAACTTCCCTTTTGTTGGCCTCTGATGTGCTTTACACATCTGTTCACTGAAAGTTGTCTTTGGAGGTGTGCGTCCCGTGAGGTTGTACGCAGAAGCAAAGCCAAGatttgaagatgatgatgatgaaggtgggGTTGCCCTTCTCTCTTCTTTCTATCTGGCTCAGCTTCGGTAGTGCTGGTAAGTGTTCAATGTTGCCGCTCTTTATCTGTGGCGAACTTTGTGTTTTGCCCGTCTTGTGCATGTTACGTCAATAGAAGTGTTAAAGGTTGACAAAATGTTACCAACTAATTTAAGTTTTCAACTTTAAGCTGCTTTTTCATCTTGGAAATATAGGgagtaattttaaataattttgaaaatggcTATTAAGAATAGTAAATGTATTAACAACTTTCCCTTTTTAGAGAGGGCCTGGCTATTGCAAATTTTTTTATGGTGCTCAACAATCTAAAACTGTGAGAACAGTGGAAATTTCTCGTGTGAATGtattttttacactttatttttagttttcaggTAGTCATTTTGTCTGCTAAACTTAACGTGTGAAGATTAACACATTATGGACTTCCTCTGGACTTGttcataaattatgaaataatggCATTAAGCATGTGCGCTCTGATCACATGTTAAATATGGAAGTATGCagggattttttttaagttttcattcTGTATTTTGTAAAATCTTATAAAATAAAGCAAGGGATGTTTAAAAATCCAATGCACATCTATGTAAATGCTACAATCcagcaataatttaaaaaatcaaatgaATAGAAGTTAAGTCTGTTAGCACCTTGGCTAGTCATGTACGTCTATATAAAGTTCACTTTTCACATCTCTTGCTTTTACAGTCCTAACTATATCTGAACTTTGATGTTGGAAACTTTGTTGCCAGGAAGTAGCCTCTTCTCATTCTGTCAACAAAGCTTGAACCACACAATATGACTCTCAATGCCAACTGCTTAGCCCAAGCTTGCAGTAATGACACTTTTCAGTCCGTTCACATTTGCTTGTACATATGAAACTAGTGCTACTTCTTAAATTAAGGTTGTTGCTATATGAGTTTTGCTGGTCCACTTCCCTTCTGTTTCAAATGAGGATGCTatatgcagtaaaaataaaacatttttttttttttttatctatgtagTGTTTTCTATTCTTATGCATGTTAATTCTAATAGAATGTCACTGAATGCATGCTGAATCTAAGTTCACTGATGCAACACATTTTTGGCATCAAGATTATGGACAAAAATCATGCATTCTGATCAACCAGCAGTATTTTTGGCAATATGCTGCACTAGAATGAATCTATTAAACCTCAAGATAGTAAGTCAACAGTGTGTTGCTTAATAAAGAAGGTTTGTACAAATTGTAACAAGTTTTGCTGTTTATATGTGAATTTACATAAAAAGAAAAGTGACACTATTCTTTAGGATGAGATACTAGGTGAGAAACAAACATGCTTTTGACATTTCTTGAATGTTTCAGCACATTTAGGCGTtatcaaaatgtttaataataaaattattatttaaaaaatattattaaatgttgtgCAATGATTGTGTTGAATGTATGAATCAGTACAATATTCCCCAAAATCATAGTTTGTTGTTGTGTATTGATGTCTGATAATTAGAAAGCGATTTCTTATATTTCATACTGTATAAACATTATGCTTTGATACAGCTTTATAGATGTGGTGCATCAATATTTGCAATTTACTAATAACCACAAATTTACAGAGAATTTATTCAAATACAGCAAATAAAGAGTTTACACACTCGTCCTAAGAGGGACTTATAAAATTCACGGACCATTTTGtgcaataataaaacaatatatatatattttcaatgttaataattgttcatttttttaagaTGCGATGAGTTTGAAGGAGCCGCAGATTTGCTACATCTTGGACGCGGTTCTGCTCATCTATGGGATCGTTCTCACGGTCCTGTACTGCAGAATGAAGGTACTGTATATCTGAGCAAActcattgttttttctttcttttcccccctttttttttttaaatgattaaaattatttaataaattgaaGTGGTTTAAAACTAGTCTAACAGGCCTGATTTGAGTATACAGTATGCCATCCTGAAATTATTTGGTAAaagcaattaaattatatatatatactggggTTGGAAGACAAAATGTGAACACCTGGTAAATAAGCAGTATTTTTTATTAAGGTGTTTTACCACGGTTTGCCTTTAGTACAGCTTCCAACACTCTTAGATCGGATTCACACAGCTTTGTAATCCTCTCCAtttga
Proteins encoded in this region:
- the LOC127962513 gene encoding high affinity immunoglobulin epsilon receptor subunit gamma encodes the protein MMMMKVGLPFSLLSIWLSFGSADAMSLKEPQICYILDAVLLIYGIVLTVLYCRMKMRSKQAEKRAGKKEGGEGVYEGLKPHNQDTYETIKMKKGKK